The following proteins are encoded in a genomic region of Glycine soja cultivar W05 chromosome 17, ASM419377v2, whole genome shotgun sequence:
- the LOC114391493 gene encoding uncharacterized protein LOC114391493 produces MRDFRVVRATLPIRVDPEHPELKLSSHGRKVHSLGRPVPAIEGLVAGTRLSPLIACSVDTDDRGLLSPLVERWHRETSSFHLPVGELTITLDDISSLLHLPVVGNLHAFQPLHVDDAVQMLVDLLMVSAESVRAEIAQCRGPYVRLQWVCDIYERRCQAVADSTVDQEYDEDSPRACRWIATKKIMKSIRTPAYRERLDRLRIPDVCWIPYGEHRSVRDFHVISCYSGLLRWGPDAVYYHPERPRVVPQAPQTDIPHVPEPGASSTSVDEPRHAVEVCDDIVERLEHHLSLGVVTPGSSTHKVIEECLRMARSGTQDHLVYVRSRRRRRTDQA; encoded by the exons ATGAGGGATTTTCGGGTGGTCCGAGCGACCCTACCCATCCGTGTTGATCCA gagcaTCCTGAGTTGAAGTTATCCTCTCACGGGAGGAAGGTCCATAGTTTAGGTAGGCCTGTCCCTGCCATTGAGGGACTCGTTGCTGGGACAAGACTAAGTCCTCTGATCGCATGTTCGGTAGACACCGATGATCGGGGACTTTTGTCCCCGTTGGTGGAGCGATGGCACCGGGAGACGTCTAGTTTCCATCTCCCGGTGGGAGAGCTCACGATCACGCTGGACGACATCTCCTCGCTTCTTCATCTGCCCGTGGTTGGCAACTTGCACGCCTTTCAACCCTTGCACGTGGACGATGCGGTTCAGATGCTGGTGGACTTATTGATGGTCTCTGCAGAGTCTGTCAGGGCTGAGATAGCCCAGTGTCGTGGACCGTACGTACGCCTGCAATGGGTATGTGACATATACGAGCGCCGATGCCAGGCAG TTGCAGACTCCACTGTTGATCAGGAATACGACGAGGATTCCCCGCGTGCGTGTAGGTGGATTGCGACGAAGAAGATCATGAAGAGCATACGTACACCGGCGTACAGGGAGCGCCTGGACCGACTCCGGATTCCGGATGTCTGTTGGATCCCGTATGGGGAGCACCGATCGGTCCGGGACTTCCATGTCATATCATGCTATTCCGGTCTCTTGCGCTGGGGACCTGATGCAGTTTATTACCATCCAGAGAGG CCCCGAGTCGTCCCTCAGGCCCCACAAACGGATATCCCTCACGTGCCGGAGCCAGGAGCATCGTCGACATCTGTGGATGAGcctagacatgcagtg GAAGTTTGTGATGACATTGTTGAGAGGTTGGAGCACCATCTGAGTTTAGGGGTGGTCACGCCAGGCTCATCGACACATAAGGTGATCGAAGAATGTCTCAGGATGGCCAGGAGTGGGACACAGGACCATCTAGTATATGTTAGGTCTAGACGCAGGCGGCGCACGGATCAGGCAtag
- the LOC114394158 gene encoding PI-PLC X domain-containing protein At5g67130-like: MCSSHSPNHRSKCRAPAPANAIIFLLVPLLCSLSFINVNSQILEACSAATDCGPGLFCGNCPSLGLKQPICTRGQVTLPTSIVNGLPFNKYTWIVTHNSFSIVDAPPLPGVQRITFYNQEDTVTNQLRNGVRGLMLDMYDFQNDIWLCHSFRGQCFNFTAFQPAVNTLKEVEAFLTENPTEIVTIIIEDYVHTPKGLTNVFTSAGLDKYWFPVSKMPKKGDDWPTVTEMVQANHRLVVFTSDASKEAGEGIAYQWKHMVENESGDPGVQQGSCPHRKESKALNSKSHSLFLMNYFPTYPVEADSCKEHSAPLAEMVNTCYKAAGNLMPNFIAVNFYMRSDGGGVFDIVDKMNGHTLCGCSTVTACQVGVPFGSCKNISVPSTSPVTNTAGSFTGSVQFSKSASAVHLPNCLLVVFYFLQSLAATMMTISTVL, from the exons ATGTGCTCGTCGCATTCCCCGAACCACCGTTCGAAATGCAGAGCTCCAGCACCTGCCAATGCCATCATCTTCCTCCTTGTACCACTCCTCTGTTCCCTCTCCTTCATTAACGTCAATTCCCAG ATTCTAGAAGCATGCTCTGCCGCTACGGATTGTGGGCCAGGTTTGTTCTGTGGCAATTGCCCCTCTTTGGGCTTGAAGCAACCCATCTGCACCAGAGGCCAAGTCACACTTCCCACTTCCATT GTCAATGGGTTGCCCTTCAACAAGTACACGTGGATAGTGACCCACAATTCCTTCAGCATTGTCGATGCACCGCCTTTGCCCGGTGTTCAGAGAATTACCTTTTACAATCAAGAAGACACTGTCACTAACCAGTTGAGG AATGGAGTTAGGGGACTGATGTTGGACATGTACGACTTCCAGAATGATATATGGCTCTGTCACTCATTTCGCGGGCAATGCTTCAACTTCACTGCATTT CAACCGGCAGTTAATACTTTGAAAGAAGTGGAGGCGTTCTTGACGGAAAATCCAACTGAGATTGTTACCATCATAATTGAAGACTATGTGCACACTCCAAAGGGGTTGACTAATGTGTTCACAAGTGCTGGACTGGATAAGTATTGGTTTCCTGTGTCCAAGATGCCGAAAAAGGGTGACGATTGGCCCACTGTGACGGAGATGGTTCAAGCAAATCACCGACTTGTTGTTTTCACTTCCGATGCTTCAAAGGAAGCAGGGGAAGGAATAGCTTATCAGTGGAAGCACATGGTTGAAAATGAGT CTGGAGATCCTGGAGTGCAACAGGGTTCTTGTCCGCACAGAAAAGAATCAAAGGCATTAAATTCTAAAAGTCATTCACTTTTCCTGATGAATTACTTTCCGACATATCCAGTTGAAGCTGACTCTTGCAAAGAGCATTCAGCTCCACTTGCTGAGATGGTCAATACCTGTTACAAAGCTGCAGGGAATTTGATGCCCAACTTTATAGCTGTTAATTTTTACATG AGGAGTGATGGAGGTGGTGTTTTTGATATTGTGGATAAAATGAATGGCCATACACTGTGTGGGTGTAGCACTGTCACAGCCTGCCAG GTGGGTGTACCCTTTGGGTCTTGCAAGAATATTTCTGTACCTAGTACGAGTCCAGTGACTAATACTGCTGGAAGCTTTACTGGATCTGTTCAGTTCTCTAAATCAGCTTCAGCTGTCCATCTTCCAAATTGTTTGCTTGTCGTCTTTTACTTCCTGCAAAGTCTTGCTGCAACTATGATGACTATAAGCACTGTTTTATAA
- the LOC114392832 gene encoding uncharacterized protein LOC114392832 produces MPGILSRLNATIYCRIREAITRQQGVPTSLYRSSALPLCSLTSSHTLHTKSMITASHSNAMLGDVYAYGLISGRGSVRDFTKPAVGCLRGSVNLRRLQPLYGPLSFGCSTFDANRRIRDSSLLHGSWLKNFSASSSACYSAGAAHAVSFDGSPPDEQLANSSFSPDPYVIVVLNILNSISP; encoded by the coding sequence ATGCCTGGCATTCTCTCAAGGCTGAATGCAACCATTTACTGTCGCATTCGGGAAGCAATAACAAGGCAACAAGGAGTGCCGACATCCTTGTACAGAAGTTCAGCTTTGCCTCTTTGTTCGCTCACTTCAAGTCACACACTTCACACAAAATCAATGATTACTGCCTCACATTCCAATGCTATGCTGGGAGATGTTTATGCTTATGGCTTAATCTCAGGTCGTGGTAGTGTGCGAGACTTCACAAAGCCTGCTGTAGGTTGCTTGAGGGGTAGTGTGAATCTAAGGAGACTACAACCATTGTATGGTCCTTTGAGTTTTGGGTGTTCTACTTTTGATGCTAATAGGAGGATCCGGGATTCGAGTTTGCTGCATGGATCATGGCTCAAGAATTTCTCAGCCTCTTCTTCTGCTTGCTACTCAGCCGGGGCTGCACATGCTGTCTCATTTGATGGAAGCCCTCCTGATGAACAGCTTGCAAATTCCTCTTTTTCGCCTGACCCGTATGTAATTGTTGTTCTTAATATTTTGAATTCTATTTCTCCATGA